A portion of the Paenibacillus hamazuiensis genome contains these proteins:
- a CDS encoding D-alanyl-D-alanine carboxypeptidase family protein: MKKICLICIALMMFACLIQPLAAGAAPSISTHAEAAALIDVESGRLLYSQQGDKVMRIASLTKIMTAIVAIEHGKLTDKVKVGSSAYRKEGSSLYLKLGEEMTLENLLYGLMLRSGNDAATAIAEHVGGSLEGFVYLMNQKAAELGLKHSTFKNPHGLDEDGHRSSANDLAKLTAYALKNPVFAQIVGTKVRTAPNPYESWDYKWLNKNKMLDMYLGANGVKTGYTKLAGRCLVSSATRNGQQLAVVTLDDRDDWADHSRLLDYGFKYYPLSTVINKGDAAPGTEWVAGNSFKYPASDEERGKLTMKPEAADTRTLAYRLGERGTLHILLDGGEIGKVPLYEKGSPRLSARPAPAFGAGETDLYHSEYSRFLYFVQSFVRTLFTGSPEV; the protein is encoded by the coding sequence ATGAAAAAGATATGTCTGATATGCATCGCCCTGATGATGTTCGCATGTTTGATTCAGCCCTTGGCGGCCGGTGCCGCCCCTTCGATTTCCACGCATGCCGAGGCGGCCGCGCTGATCGATGTGGAGTCCGGCAGGCTGCTCTACAGCCAGCAGGGCGACAAGGTGATGCGGATCGCAAGTTTGACGAAAATCATGACGGCGATCGTCGCCATCGAGCACGGAAAGCTGACGGACAAGGTCAAAGTCGGCAGCAGCGCCTACCGTAAAGAAGGCTCTTCGCTTTATTTAAAGCTGGGTGAGGAGATGACGCTGGAAAACTTGCTGTACGGGCTGATGCTTCGTTCGGGTAACGACGCGGCGACAGCGATTGCCGAACATGTCGGCGGTTCGCTCGAAGGCTTCGTGTACCTCATGAACCAAAAAGCGGCGGAGCTCGGACTTAAACATTCCACATTCAAAAACCCGCACGGTCTCGACGAGGACGGTCACCGCTCCAGCGCCAACGATTTGGCGAAACTGACGGCGTATGCCTTGAAAAATCCCGTGTTCGCACAGATCGTCGGTACCAAGGTCAGGACGGCTCCGAATCCATACGAATCGTGGGATTACAAATGGCTGAATAAAAATAAAATGCTCGATATGTACCTTGGAGCCAACGGTGTAAAAACCGGCTACACCAAGCTGGCGGGGCGCTGCCTTGTGTCGTCGGCGACCCGAAACGGCCAGCAGCTCGCCGTCGTTACGCTGGACGACCGCGACGATTGGGCGGATCATTCCCGTCTTTTGGATTACGGGTTCAAATATTACCCGCTTTCCACCGTCATTAACAAAGGGGATGCCGCGCCCGGTACCGAGTGGGTGGCCGGCAACAGCTTCAAATATCCGGCCTCCGATGAAGAACGCGGAAAATTGACGATGAAACCCGAGGCGGCGGACACGCGAACGTTGGCATACCGTCTCGGGGAAAGGGGAACGCTGCACATCCTGCTTGACGGCGGAGAAATCGGCAAAGTTCCGCTTTATGAAAAAGGCAGCCCCAGACTGAGCGCGCGTCCCGCGCCCGCCTTCGGCGCGGGCGAAACGGATTTGTACCACTCGGAATATTCGCGCTTTTTATATTTTGTGCAATCGTTTGTCCGCACTTTGTTTACCGGTTCTCCAGAAGTATGA
- a CDS encoding response regulator transcription factor, which yields MSENKATILVVDDEERIRRLLRMYLEKENYEIDEAEDGESALSKAMEQDYDLILLDVMLPGMDGIEVCAKLRQAKSTPVIMLTAKGEETNRVQGFEVGADDYVVKPFSPREVIYRVKAILRRSSATAYLSKEVNSSNNIVFPHLVIEHDAHRVTAAGQEVALTPKEYELLHYLAVSPDKVFSREELLKDVWNYEFFGDLRTVDTHVKRLREKLNKVSPDAASMITTVWGVGYKLEVPK from the coding sequence ATGTCGGAAAACAAAGCTACCATCCTCGTCGTCGATGACGAAGAGCGGATTCGCCGCTTGCTCAGAATGTACCTGGAAAAAGAAAATTACGAAATCGACGAGGCCGAAGACGGAGAGTCGGCGCTCAGCAAGGCGATGGAGCAGGACTACGATCTGATTCTGCTCGATGTGATGCTCCCCGGCATGGACGGCATCGAGGTCTGCGCCAAGCTGCGCCAGGCGAAATCGACGCCGGTGATCATGCTGACGGCCAAAGGTGAAGAAACGAACCGCGTGCAAGGTTTTGAAGTCGGGGCGGACGACTACGTCGTCAAGCCGTTCAGCCCGCGCGAGGTGATATACCGGGTGAAAGCGATACTTCGCCGCTCGTCGGCGACCGCGTATCTGTCCAAAGAAGTGAATTCGAGCAATAACATCGTTTTTCCGCATTTGGTCATCGAGCACGACGCCCACCGCGTAACCGCAGCCGGCCAGGAAGTGGCGCTGACGCCGAAGGAATACGAGCTGCTGCATTATCTCGCCGTTTCTCCGGACAAAGTGTTTTCGCGCGAAGAGCTGCTGAAGGACGTATGGAACTACGAGTTTTTCGGCGATTTGCGGACCGTCGATACCCACGTGAAACGGCTTCGGGAAAAGCTCAATAAAGTATCGCCGGATGCGGCTTCGATGATTACGACGGTCTGGGGCGTCGGCTACAAGCTTGAGGTGCCGAAATAA
- a CDS encoding IS110 family transposase, with protein MDAIRTCCAGLDVHQANVVVCLLKGPLHQKPTKVIREFSTVLSGLLELADWLTEEGCTEIAMESTGIFWQPVYNVLEASCTITLANAAHIKAIKGRKTDMKDAQWIAELHRCDLIRGSFVPPVEIRELRDLTRYRKKLVGHATAERNRILKVLEMANIKLSTFMSDVFGVSGRLMLQALVNGEVIEPAQIADLAKASLRSKIPQLVSALNGRVTKHHRSMIARSLKHLEFLEQSIAELEADMEVYFAPYQRQLELLDSIPGVGEHTAKIILAELGTDMSVFPTEMHLSSWAGLSPGNNESAGKKKVLP; from the coding sequence TTGGATGCGATTCGTACTTGCTGCGCCGGCCTCGATGTTCATCAGGCCAACGTTGTTGTTTGCTTGTTAAAAGGCCCTCTTCATCAAAAGCCGACGAAAGTGATTCGGGAGTTTTCTACGGTACTCTCCGGCCTGCTCGAACTAGCCGACTGGCTCACTGAAGAAGGATGCACAGAGATCGCCATGGAAAGCACCGGCATCTTCTGGCAACCTGTTTACAATGTACTTGAAGCTTCTTGCACCATCACTCTGGCCAACGCTGCCCATATTAAAGCCATCAAAGGCCGTAAAACCGATATGAAAGATGCCCAATGGATCGCAGAACTTCATCGGTGCGATTTAATCCGCGGCAGCTTTGTGCCTCCTGTGGAAATCCGCGAATTGCGAGATTTGACGAGATACCGCAAAAAACTCGTTGGGCACGCTACCGCCGAAAGAAACCGCATCTTGAAGGTTCTCGAGATGGCTAACATTAAGCTCTCCACCTTTATGAGCGATGTTTTTGGCGTTTCCGGCCGTCTCATGCTTCAAGCTCTTGTGAATGGCGAAGTTATTGAACCCGCGCAAATCGCCGATCTTGCCAAAGCCTCTCTGCGCTCCAAGATTCCGCAACTCGTTTCTGCTCTCAATGGTCGCGTCACCAAACACCATCGTTCCATGATCGCTAGATCGCTCAAACATCTCGAATTTCTCGAACAATCCATCGCTGAGTTAGAGGCCGACATGGAAGTATACTTCGCACCGTATCAGCGGCAATTAGAGCTATTGGATAGTATTCCTGGTGTTGGCGAGCATACCGCCAAGATCATCTTGGCTGAACTGGGAACGGATATGTCTGTATTTCCCACGGAGATGCACCTATCTTCTTGGGCAGGGCTTAGTCCGGGCAATAATGAGAGTGCCGGTAAAAAAAAAGTACTACCATAA
- a CDS encoding HAMP domain-containing sensor histidine kinase, producing MFLFKSVVGKLWLTIIGLVALVLLILSMFLGQYIEAYFAKSQDQTETLKRLSSRVTGEIVLHWGDKGYVQTVSELLGAQDARIVLLDTNLQPIYPEMATGSPVPYSAFFQNSDLQQVLAGQTIDNQAQLKLSPRLRPNSEYLAVAAPLVASGQNGKIIGVSVLYQTLQTLESTQAYVKRLFAYVSGMGFLLTTFFAFFLSSRITQPLLQLKKAADLITLGEYGTRVPITSTDEIGELAKTFNHMGEELEETIKALNHEKEHLSSVLRSMTDAVITFDAEGNVILTNPQGDKILREWSTIVWEEDGVPPVQRHAIPEPMQPLFDAVVSKAAEMTSKLHVQNGVWSVVMAPLYSRDVVRGAVAVMRDVTEEYRLDRLRKDFVANVSHELRTPLSMLQGYSEALLDDIAGTAEERKELAQVIHDESLRMGRLVNDLLDLARMETGNLVLNFREVELTPFIRRVHRKFAALAKEQGISLKAELPDEPLRLQQADEDRLEQVLTNLLDNALRHTPSGASIVIKADAARLKDADAVLIEVSDEGQGIPAGDLPFVFERFYKADKARTRGASGGTGLGLAIVKNIVEAHQGTVQVRSVVGQGTTFSIMLPCVRV from the coding sequence GTGTTTCTGTTCAAAAGCGTCGTCGGCAAGCTGTGGCTGACCATCATCGGACTCGTCGCTCTCGTGCTGCTCATTTTGAGTATGTTTCTCGGACAATATATCGAAGCTTATTTCGCCAAATCGCAGGACCAGACGGAAACGCTCAAACGCCTTTCGTCCCGCGTGACCGGGGAAATCGTGCTGCATTGGGGCGATAAAGGCTATGTGCAAACCGTGAGCGAGCTGCTGGGCGCACAGGACGCCAGAATCGTTCTGCTGGATACGAATCTGCAGCCGATCTATCCCGAAATGGCGACCGGTTCGCCGGTGCCGTACTCCGCTTTCTTTCAAAACAGCGATCTTCAGCAGGTGCTTGCCGGACAAACGATTGATAACCAAGCCCAGCTGAAGCTGTCGCCGCGGCTCCGCCCGAACAGCGAATATTTGGCTGTCGCCGCACCGCTTGTCGCAAGCGGGCAAAACGGCAAAATCATCGGAGTTTCCGTGCTGTACCAAACGCTGCAAACGCTGGAGTCAACCCAAGCCTATGTCAAAAGGCTGTTCGCCTACGTCTCTGGCATGGGATTTTTGCTGACGACGTTTTTCGCTTTTTTCCTATCGTCGCGAATTACCCAACCTTTGCTGCAGCTCAAAAAAGCGGCCGATCTGATCACGCTCGGCGAATACGGCACCCGAGTGCCGATTACGTCTACGGACGAGATCGGAGAGCTTGCCAAAACGTTTAACCATATGGGTGAAGAACTGGAGGAAACGATCAAGGCGCTCAATCATGAAAAAGAGCACCTCTCCAGCGTGCTGCGCAGTATGACGGATGCCGTCATCACCTTCGACGCCGAAGGCAACGTCATTTTAACGAATCCGCAAGGGGACAAAATTTTGCGCGAATGGAGCACCATCGTGTGGGAAGAGGACGGCGTTCCGCCCGTGCAGCGCCATGCGATTCCCGAGCCGATGCAGCCGCTGTTCGACGCGGTAGTCAGTAAAGCCGCCGAAATGACCTCGAAGCTGCATGTGCAAAACGGCGTCTGGTCCGTCGTGATGGCGCCGTTGTATTCGCGGGATGTCGTGCGCGGAGCGGTTGCCGTCATGCGTGACGTGACGGAGGAATACCGGTTGGACCGGCTGCGCAAAGATTTCGTCGCGAACGTTTCCCACGAGCTGCGAACGCCGCTGTCGATGCTGCAGGGCTACAGCGAAGCGCTCCTGGACGATATCGCCGGAACGGCTGAAGAGCGCAAGGAGCTCGCTCAAGTCATTCACGACGAATCGCTGCGCATGGGCCGGCTTGTCAACGACCTGCTCGACCTCGCGCGCATGGAGACGGGCAATCTTGTGCTGAACTTCCGCGAGGTGGAACTGACTCCGTTCATCAGGAGGGTGCACCGCAAGTTCGCCGCCCTGGCCAAGGAGCAAGGAATCTCTCTCAAAGCCGAACTGCCGGATGAACCGCTCCGGCTGCAGCAGGCCGACGAAGACCGGCTCGAGCAGGTGCTGACGAATTTGCTCGATAATGCGCTGCGCCATACGCCAAGCGGCGCCTCGATTGTTATCAAAGCGGACGCCGCCCGCCTGAAAGACGCCGATGCGGTGCTCATCGAAGTATCCGACGAAGGGCAGGGGATCCCCGCCGGAGATTTGCCTTTCGTGTTCGAGCGCTTTTACAAGGCCGATAAGGCCCGTACACGCGGCGCGAGCGGTGGTACCGGCCTTGGACTTGCGATCGTCAAAAACATCGTCGAGGCGCACCAGGGGACGGTTCAAGTGCGCAGCGTCGTCGGACAAGGCACGACATTTTCCATCATGCTTCCGTGCGTACGCGTGTAA
- a CDS encoding spore maturation protein translates to MYSFVNLISVWAIPVLVVFIPLYAAYRKVPVYESFVEGAKDGFDTAIRIIPHLVGMMVAIQVFRASGALNLLISWLRPICEAMGVPTEILPLAILRPLTGAGSLAFTTDLIQQFGPDSMIGRIASTIQGSTDTTLYVITVYFGAIGIRKAGYALKVGLISDAVGFVASIVICYLVFT, encoded by the coding sequence TTGTACTCCTTCGTCAATTTGATTTCCGTATGGGCCATTCCTGTTCTTGTCGTCTTTATTCCTTTATATGCAGCTTACCGCAAAGTGCCCGTTTACGAATCGTTTGTCGAAGGCGCCAAGGATGGATTCGATACCGCCATCCGCATCATTCCGCATTTGGTCGGGATGATGGTGGCCATTCAGGTATTCAGAGCATCCGGCGCGCTGAACCTGCTCATCTCGTGGCTCAGACCGATTTGCGAGGCGATGGGCGTGCCGACGGAAATTTTGCCGCTTGCGATCTTACGGCCGCTTACCGGTGCCGGGTCGCTCGCTTTTACGACGGATTTGATACAGCAGTTCGGGCCCGACTCGATGATCGGCCGAATCGCTTCGACGATCCAGGGCAGCACCGATACGACGCTGTACGTCATTACCGTCTACTTCGGGGCGATCGGCATCCGCAAAGCCGGCTATGCGCTGAAGGTCGGCCTGATATCGGATGCGGTCGGCTTCGTCGCTTCCATCGTCATCTGCTACCTCGTATTTACTTAA
- a CDS encoding HD-GYP domain-containing protein has translation MRLVATRSCSPGMRLGKSIYNEDGLVLLNRHAELTQNLIIRLQQLGVDFVYIEDAVTEDVRIEDPLSDETRMRALAEIRAQFKASMEGGGRSKFSKGPVLGKVFGNVMKMILEDLSSRQGALLMLMNVNVLNNYVFQHSLNVCVYSTMLGMVSGYSKEDLTTLGIGSLLHDIGKTKIDLKLLQKPGKLTPEEYKEIQKHTEFGFRMLKDEPNIPLLAAHCAFQHHEREDGSGYPRGIKGNEIHEYAKWIAVADSYDAMTTHRAHRLAMLPHQAMEILFAGVGKLYEQKKVALFRDNVAIYPLGVSVTLNTGEKGFVVRINSAVPQRPVVRVLVDPDGQPTQPYEVDLTKMLTVFVDKVDES, from the coding sequence GTGCGTCTTGTTGCAACAAGGTCCTGTAGTCCCGGCATGAGACTAGGTAAAAGTATCTATAATGAAGATGGCCTCGTTTTGTTGAACCGTCATGCGGAACTTACGCAAAATCTGATTATTCGTTTGCAGCAGTTGGGAGTCGACTTTGTTTATATCGAAGATGCCGTTACGGAAGATGTCCGCATCGAAGACCCGCTTTCCGACGAAACGCGTATGAGGGCTTTGGCGGAAATCCGCGCACAATTTAAAGCCTCCATGGAAGGCGGCGGGAGAAGCAAATTTTCGAAAGGTCCTGTGCTCGGAAAGGTATTCGGAAATGTAATGAAGATGATATTGGAAGATTTGTCATCCAGGCAAGGCGCGCTGCTCATGCTGATGAACGTGAACGTGCTGAATAATTATGTTTTCCAGCATTCACTGAATGTATGCGTTTACTCGACGATGCTTGGGATGGTGAGCGGATATTCAAAGGAAGATTTGACGACACTTGGCATCGGCTCGCTGCTGCACGATATCGGAAAGACGAAAATCGACTTGAAGCTGCTCCAGAAGCCCGGCAAGCTGACTCCGGAAGAATATAAAGAAATTCAAAAGCATACGGAATTCGGTTTTCGCATGCTGAAGGACGAACCGAATATTCCGCTGCTCGCCGCTCACTGCGCATTTCAGCATCATGAACGGGAAGACGGCAGCGGATACCCGCGCGGGATTAAAGGAAACGAGATTCACGAATACGCCAAATGGATCGCGGTCGCCGACAGCTACGATGCGATGACGACGCACCGCGCCCACCGGTTGGCGATGCTTCCGCACCAGGCGATGGAGATCTTGTTTGCCGGGGTCGGCAAGCTGTATGAGCAAAAGAAGGTGGCGCTGTTCCGCGATAATGTCGCGATTTACCCGCTTGGGGTTTCCGTTACATTAAACACGGGGGAAAAAGGGTTCGTCGTCCGCATCAATTCGGCCGTTCCGCAGCGTCCGGTCGTACGTGTGCTGGTGGATCCGGACGGCCAGCCGACTCAGCCCTACGAAGTGGATTTGACCAAAATGTTAACGGTTTTCGTAGATAAAGTCGATGAATCTTAA
- a CDS encoding N-acetylmuramoyl-L-alanine amidase, giving the protein MQFFGIVIHHSACPSINGKGYDFFISKNGTIIPASEQTDPHYIHICLEGDFHERRALLGAPEKEQLFLLSKLIHRLSQTHGFEPDDIFPHTVSCPGKFFPWPELVISPEDEYH; this is encoded by the coding sequence GTGCAGTTTTTTGGCATTGTGATCCACCATTCCGCATGTCCGTCGATCAACGGAAAAGGCTACGATTTTTTCATCTCCAAAAACGGCACGATCATTCCCGCATCGGAACAAACCGATCCTCATTACATTCATATTTGCCTGGAAGGCGATTTTCACGAGCGCCGAGCCTTGTTGGGCGCTCCCGAGAAAGAGCAGTTGTTTCTGCTGAGCAAGCTCATCCACAGGTTGTCGCAAACGCACGGCTTCGAACCGGACGACATATTCCCGCATACGGTTTCCTGCCCCGGCAAGTTCTTTCCGTGGCCCGAACTTGTGATTTCTCCCGAGGATGAGTATCATTAG
- the resA gene encoding thiol-disulfide oxidoreductase ResA — protein MGKHRKWVQIVIFAAVLVIGGFTLFSNLFQDNKKPVQGDKAPDFNLVGMDGKTHKLSDYRGKTVLVNFWGTFCPPCKEEMPAMQRQYEKTKREDIEFLALNLAESPITVQNFISQYKVTFPILYDDKEEIRKKYGVINYPTSFFISPDGKIAEVKVGMMTDDYLQQTIAQLTKK, from the coding sequence ATGGGAAAACATAGAAAATGGGTACAAATCGTCATTTTTGCCGCCGTTCTCGTCATCGGGGGCTTCACGCTGTTCAGCAACCTGTTTCAGGACAACAAGAAGCCGGTTCAAGGCGACAAGGCGCCCGATTTCAACCTCGTCGGCATGGACGGGAAGACGCATAAGCTTTCCGATTACAGAGGGAAAACCGTTTTGGTCAACTTCTGGGGTACGTTTTGTCCGCCCTGCAAGGAAGAAATGCCGGCCATGCAGCGGCAGTACGAGAAGACGAAGCGCGAAGACATCGAATTTTTGGCGTTAAACCTGGCGGAAAGCCCGATTACGGTGCAAAACTTCATCTCCCAATACAAGGTGACGTTCCCGATTTTGTATGACGACAAGGAAGAAATCCGCAAAAAATACGGCGTCATCAACTATCCGACCAGCTTTTTCATATCGCCGGACGGGAAAATCGCCGAGGTCAAGGTCGGCATGATGACCGACGATTATTTGCAGCAAACCATCGCACAGCTTACCAAGAAATAA
- the ccsA gene encoding cytochrome c biogenesis protein CcsA → MSTSSVSSTFLLIAFAVYNLAFLLFVVAIAGKKWGHGDPEGHVRRWGGAAFAFSVLGFLCHATFFFTRWYEGGHIPTSNMYEFMTFLGMMISLAFIIVYLLYRTPALGVFAMPVSIIIVAYASVFPHEVQPLIPALQSYWLKIHVTTAATGEAFFAVGFAAGLMYLLKTVNFTGDSAHDRRERRWVEFTLLTLLTIIAFVTAIFSFNAAGYRAQYAEQVTVTDKAGQEQTITQTVDYVLPPIFQPHRAEQLEMKPFLGMTQAPFEAPSWMKGANAGRKLNTVVWSVLSGLVLYALLRLIVRKPLGAWISPLMQGIDAEDVDEISYRAIAIGYPIFTLGALVFAMIWAQEAWGRFWGWDPKEVWALITWLFYAAYLHLRLSRGWQGKKSSWLAVLGFVVVMFTLVGVNLVIAGLHSYAGV, encoded by the coding sequence TTGAGTACGAGCTCGGTCAGCAGCACTTTTTTATTAATCGCCTTTGCGGTGTATAACCTTGCATTTTTGCTGTTCGTAGTGGCGATTGCGGGTAAAAAATGGGGGCACGGCGATCCGGAAGGGCACGTGAGAAGATGGGGCGGCGCCGCCTTCGCGTTTTCCGTGCTCGGCTTTTTATGCCATGCGACGTTCTTTTTCACCAGATGGTACGAGGGCGGTCACATTCCGACGAGCAACATGTATGAATTCATGACGTTCCTCGGCATGATGATCTCGCTAGCCTTCATCATCGTTTATTTGCTGTACCGGACGCCGGCGTTGGGCGTTTTCGCGATGCCGGTTTCGATTATTATCGTCGCTTACGCGTCCGTTTTTCCGCATGAGGTTCAGCCGCTGATCCCCGCGCTGCAAAGCTACTGGCTGAAAATTCACGTGACGACCGCTGCGACGGGAGAAGCGTTTTTCGCCGTCGGCTTCGCCGCAGGTCTGATGTATTTGCTGAAGACGGTCAACTTTACGGGCGACTCCGCTCATGATCGGAGAGAACGCCGCTGGGTGGAATTCACGCTGCTTACGCTGCTGACGATTATCGCTTTCGTCACGGCTATCTTCAGCTTTAACGCGGCCGGTTACCGGGCGCAATATGCCGAGCAGGTCACGGTGACCGACAAGGCGGGGCAGGAGCAGACGATCACGCAAACGGTCGATTACGTGCTGCCGCCGATCTTTCAGCCTCACAGGGCCGAGCAGCTTGAGATGAAGCCGTTCCTCGGCATGACGCAGGCGCCGTTTGAGGCGCCGTCATGGATGAAGGGAGCAAACGCCGGTCGCAAGCTGAACACGGTCGTCTGGTCGGTGCTTTCCGGCCTTGTACTGTACGCGCTGCTTCGGCTGATCGTGAGAAAGCCGCTCGGAGCCTGGATCAGCCCGCTCATGCAAGGCATCGACGCCGAGGACGTGGATGAGATCAGCTACCGGGCGATCGCCATCGGATATCCGATTTTCACGCTCGGCGCGCTCGTCTTTGCGATGATTTGGGCGCAGGAAGCGTGGGGCCGGTTCTGGGGCTGGGACCCGAAGGAAGTGTGGGCGCTCATCACGTGGCTGTTTTATGCCGCCTACCTGCATTTGCGTTTGTCCCGGGGCTGGCAGGGCAAGAAATCGTCATGGCTCGCCGTGCTCGGCTTCGTGGTCGTCATGTTTACTCTTGTGGGCGTGAACCTGGTCATCGCCGGACTTCATTCCTACGCAGGCGTTTAA
- the resB gene encoding cytochrome c biogenesis protein ResB: MIENTKCDCGHQNHLGTVLCESCGKPLFDEQSTAPLEMRYDGVARRSQKENPGLLDKVWNFFSSVKIAIYLIVITLLGASLGTIYPQENTFINLDPSTYYKDTYGTLGHWYYLLGLSHTYESWWFKLLLLMIGISLVVCSLDRVLPLYRALSKQQIRKHLSFILRQKISYSGELPESVSTEQWMTRAREELKKKHFRVHTDAEGTALLAEKYRFSRWGPYINHIGLIIFLLAVLMRSFPGWHMDQYVGFREGETKKIPDTPYYLKNEKFTLEFYDESEMTPEFKNRQQTVPKLYETQAVLYRCTADCDNPTKEPVLEEVHRQNIIVNKPLEYKGLMAFQFDYKETPVLLSVKPSLKNKQTGQVYGSFKLSMTRPESSYEAGPYKLTLKAYFPEFALENGTPVTKSNEPKVPAFIFTITGPDLPAQGEPFIYFPRQIDKEAFRQDEINGALASKFDLSVGSMQDVEISAYTSYLNIRVDRAMPFIWVGAAISMIGLVMGFYWNHRRVWLRIDGRTLSLGAHTNKNWFGARKEVAGVLDKTGIRVDPKVLESGGGSP; the protein is encoded by the coding sequence ATGATTGAGAACACGAAATGCGATTGCGGCCACCAAAACCATCTCGGCACGGTGCTTTGCGAATCATGCGGCAAGCCGCTGTTTGACGAGCAGAGCACGGCTCCGCTGGAAATGCGCTACGACGGAGTGGCCCGGCGTTCGCAAAAGGAAAATCCGGGACTTTTGGACAAGGTATGGAACTTTTTTTCCTCGGTCAAAATCGCGATTTATTTGATTGTCATCACATTGCTGGGGGCGTCGCTCGGGACGATTTATCCCCAGGAAAACACGTTCATCAACCTGGACCCTTCCACCTATTATAAAGATACGTACGGCACGCTCGGGCATTGGTATTACCTGCTCGGGCTTTCCCATACGTACGAGTCTTGGTGGTTCAAGCTGCTGCTTCTGATGATCGGCATATCTCTTGTCGTTTGCAGTCTGGATAGGGTGCTGCCGCTGTACCGGGCGCTCAGCAAGCAGCAGATCCGCAAGCATCTCAGCTTTATATTGCGGCAAAAAATATCGTACAGCGGAGAACTGCCGGAGAGCGTATCCACGGAGCAATGGATGACCCGTGCCCGGGAGGAGCTGAAAAAAAAGCATTTCCGTGTGCACACCGATGCGGAAGGAACCGCGCTGCTTGCCGAAAAATACCGTTTCAGCCGGTGGGGACCTTACATCAATCATATCGGCCTCATCATTTTCCTGCTTGCCGTATTGATGCGCAGCTTTCCCGGTTGGCACATGGACCAATACGTCGGCTTCCGTGAAGGGGAGACGAAAAAAATTCCGGATACGCCGTATTACTTGAAAAACGAAAAGTTTACGCTGGAATTTTACGACGAAAGCGAGATGACCCCGGAATTCAAAAACCGCCAGCAGACGGTGCCGAAGCTGTATGAAACGCAAGCCGTGCTGTATCGCTGCACGGCGGACTGCGACAACCCGACGAAAGAACCGGTGCTCGAAGAGGTTCACCGGCAAAACATTATCGTCAACAAGCCGCTCGAGTACAAAGGGCTGATGGCATTCCAGTTCGATTACAAGGAAACGCCGGTGCTGCTGTCGGTCAAGCCGTCGCTGAAAAACAAGCAAACGGGACAAGTGTACGGCAGCTTTAAATTATCGATGACCCGCCCGGAAAGCAGCTACGAGGCCGGACCTTACAAGCTTACGCTGAAAGCGTATTTTCCCGAATTCGCGCTTGAGAACGGAACGCCGGTCACGAAGTCGAACGAGCCGAAGGTGCCGGCATTTATATTTACAATCACCGGGCCGGATTTGCCGGCGCAAGGGGAGCCTTTCATCTACTTCCCGAGACAGATCGACAAAGAGGCTTTCCGGCAGGACGAGATCAACGGCGCGCTGGCGAGCAAGTTCGATCTGTCCGTAGGGTCGATGCAGGACGTTGAAATATCCGCGTACACAAGTTATTTGAACATCCGCGTGGACCGCGCGATGCCGTTCATTTGGGTCGGGGCAGCCATCTCGATGATCGGTCTAGTGATGGGCTTTTATTGGAATCATCGCCGCGTATGGCTGCGCATCGACGGCCGGACGCTTTCGCTTGGGGCGCATACGAATAAAAACTGGTTCGGTGCCCGCAAGGAAGTGGCCGGGGTGCTGGACAAAACGGGCATCCGCGTGGACCCGAAAGTTTTGGAATCAGGAGGGGGTAGCCCTTGA
- a CDS encoding nucleoside recognition domain-containing protein has translation MINFIWLFFIAAGFVAAAVQGKIEVVTEAIFDGAKTGVTVCFGLISIMVFWLGIMRIAEDAGLLKKLALALRPVVRFLFPSVPKDHPALGYIMSNMSANILGLGNAATPMGIKAMQELQKLNPSKDTASPAMCTLLALNTASITLIPTTLIAIRMSFDSVNPAEIVGTTLIATFISTLAAILVDKWYRRNNPHPIPPKKG, from the coding sequence ATGATCAATTTCATTTGGTTGTTTTTTATTGCGGCCGGATTTGTCGCGGCTGCGGTGCAAGGGAAAATCGAGGTTGTGACCGAAGCTATTTTTGACGGGGCGAAAACGGGGGTGACGGTCTGCTTCGGACTGATCAGCATTATGGTGTTTTGGCTCGGCATCATGAGGATTGCGGAGGATGCGGGACTGCTGAAAAAACTTGCTCTCGCCTTAAGGCCGGTCGTCCGCTTTCTGTTTCCGAGCGTCCCTAAAGATCACCCCGCTCTCGGTTATATCATGTCCAACATGAGCGCCAATATTTTGGGGCTCGGCAACGCGGCGACGCCGATGGGGATCAAGGCGATGCAGGAGCTGCAAAAGCTCAATCCGAGCAAGGACACCGCCAGCCCGGCGATGTGCACGCTGCTGGCGCTTAATACGGCCAGCATCACGCTGATTCCGACGACGCTGATTGCGATCCGGATGAGCTTCGATTCCGTCAATCCGGCGGAAATCGTCGGGACGACGCTGATTGCCACGTTTATTTCGACGCTTGCTGCGATTTTGGTGGATAAATGGTACCGCCGCAACAATCCGCACCCTATTCCGCCCAAGAAAGGATGA